A single Argentina anserina chromosome 7, drPotAnse1.1, whole genome shotgun sequence DNA region contains:
- the LOC126802736 gene encoding extensin-1-like: MQIPPAHGALLGLCIFLFTSSLCYGEDTGQPSKVFSELKTAEAAELNEEGKFAVLPPKSFFKKPILPKVPILKKPFPQKPYFKKPPLHKIPTLKKPLSSPIPVFKIPPFKKHPSPIPQDEKPFLKKPFFHPIPKFKTPYFHPIPVYKKPLFPPVPVYRKPAVPVYKSLPPIPVYKKPSFPPVPIYKKPYYPIPKFKKPFPPYVAP; the protein is encoded by the exons ATGCAGATCCCTCCTGCCCATGGGGCTCTACTTGGTCTCTGCATCTTCTTGTTTACTTCAAGCTTATGCTACGGTGAGGATACCGGACAGCCAAGCAAAGTCTTCTCAG AGTTGAAAACAGCCGAGGCTGCAGAGCTCAATGAAGAGGGAAAGTTTGCGGTACTACCACCAAAGTCGTTCTTCAAGAAACCCATCCTGCCTAAGGTTCCAATTCTGAAGAAGCCATTTCCACAAAAACCCTACTTCAAGAAACCACCTCTGCATAAGATTCCCACTCTCAAGAAGCCATTGTCATCTCCTATACCTGTTTTCAAGATCCCACCGTTTAAGAAGCATCCTTCCCCGATTCCACAAGATGAAAAACCTTTTTTGAAGAAACCATTTTTCCATCCGATTCCAAAATTCAAAACGCCATATTTCCATCCTATTCCGGTTTATAAGAAGCCACTTTTCCCCCCAGTTCCGGTGTACAGGAAGCCCGCAGTTCCGGTTTACAAGAGTTTACCTCCAATTCCTGTTTACAAGAAGCCATCCTTCCCCCCAGTTCCAATCTACAAGAAGCCATACTATCCAATTCCGAAATTTAAGAAGCCATTTCCTCCATACGTGGCTCCCTAA